The Aulosira sp. FACHB-615 genomic interval TGCAAATCAAGCCCGTACTGCTTGGCGAATTCACCAATTTTTATGAGGCGCTTGACTGCTTCAGTTTGACTTCGCTTGATTTGCAATTCCGCTTTAGAACCACCCAATCCAAAGACTTTTTCAAAGTCAGTAATTGCTGATTCTTTTTGCAATTTTTGAGTTACAGCTTTGGAATTACGCGATGCAAAAACGTAAGCATCGGCTTCTAATTTGCGAGAAATTGGCTGTAATTCAGGAGACTGAACTTCCACTGAAGATTCAATTCTTCTCCCTAGTTGCCGCACTTCTTGAGCGTTGGGAGAAAGTAAAGGAATAGCCGCCTTACCACTAGCGACATTTGCTTTACCAAAATTGAACTGCACCGCATGGCGCAATTCATGTACCAAAGTTTCAATCGCCGCAGCGTCTATCTTGCCTTTTTGGATGAGTTCGTAAGCTTCTTTGGAAACATCAATTTGGTTGCGTCCAGCATCGTAAGTCCCAAGTGCGCCCGGACGCAATTTATTTGAGATAGCTAGTTGTGGAATCAGATTAGGATTCGCTTTAACCCCAGAAAGAGAAAGCACCTCTTCAAAAATGCTTTTATATAGCTGGGGTTGAACTATTGATTGGGCTTTGGGCTTTGCCTGAACTGCGACAGGTTCAGCGCCTAGCACCTCTAATCCCTTGGCTATCCCCCCAATTCGTCCCGTGATTGCGTTGTATTCCTGAACCTTGGGTGCTAACTGAGCTTTTCTCTGCTGCAAATCACTTGCTCTTGCCCCAAATTGTTGATTGAGGTTGCGGGCAACAAATTGATTTTGAATTTTACTTAGTTGCAGTGCTTGTTGTAGGCGAATCTCTTGGTCTGAGATTTTACTTGCGTCAGTGTCGGGCGGCTTGATTTGGGCAAGTATTTGCTTGACCTTGAGAGCTTGGGCTTTATTGCCCTGTTGTTCTAGTTGAGCAATAATTTGCTCATATTTTTTAACTTGTTCTTCGTACTCTTTGACCCGTCTTTTGATTAATCTTTCAGGAGTTAAAATAACTCGGAATTTCGCCGCAGCTTCTTGCAAGCGTTTTTGTTCAGATGCGTATTCAGATGTGAAAGCTTTGGTATCAGCAGCAAGTCCCGGCGCGATCGCATCAATTTCTCCTTTGAGTTGCCTAGCCCTTGCACCTTCACCCTTGCCTACGCTTTTTTGAAATTCCTTCTGTAACTGGGCTGTGGCAATTTCACGCTCTTTTTGTTGAGATGCTTGAGTTTTAGCGCGGGAAGCCGCACCCGCAGCGAAAACTTTTTCTTCCCCAAGAATTTCTCTAGTTACTTGAGATGCTTGCTTTACCGCATTGGGGAATCGGGATTTAATAACTTGCTCTAGTCCGACTGCGATCGCTTCTCCTAAAGCCTCACCTACAACAGCCCCACTGCCGATACTGTTACTTAGGGCATCTTTGATTGATGTTTTGATGCCACTGGTAATCCCGGTGCTGAGTTCCTCGCCCAGCTTCAAGCCAGCGCCAGCGAACACGGTAGTAGCCGCGCCAGCCACGGCTTTAAAAGGGGATAGTAATACACCAAGTAAGCCAGTGCCAATCCCCGCGACTGCTTTAAGTAGTCCACCCGTCAGTACAGCAAATATATTTTTACTGGATGCGCCTTTGACTCCTTTTTCAACGGCTTTTGAGATATCCCCGAAATCAGGATTTATCTCAACCGATGATTTGAGTGATTTGAGTTTTCGTTGCAGCCTCCCAAGTTCAGGGTCGAGTTCAACAGAGATGGGATTTAACTTGAACTGAGCTTCAATTCCATTGACTATGCTGCGAAGCTTGCCTTTGTCAATCTCTAAGCCTTGCAATAACCCATCGGCGGCGTGTTTACCAATTTGGCGAAACACTTTTGACGGCGATGCGATACCTAATTGCTTATTGACTGATCGCACCATCGAATCAATAGCCGCCTTACCCGCATCTTCCGCCCCAGAAAATCCATCTTTAAAGCCAAGTGCGGCATACCTGCCAATTTCCTGAAACTGTTGCTTGACCGCTTGGGGTTGGACATCAAGCTTGACTGGAACAAGAATTGTAGGAAGAAAGCCAGTCAGACCCTTGACTTGACGCTCAAAATCTTTGGTGTCCAGCTTCAGTTTGACAGGAATTGCAAACTTTTCCTGTTGCAGTTTTGCTAAGTCCTGGTCAAATTTAGTGCGGGAAAGCTTTAACTCTAAGGAAATAGAACCTGCGCTGGACATTGGAGGGGAGGCGATCGCATGACATCAGTGCTTTGGTTCCCCCAGAGGTGAGTGCTGAGTTGAAAGTGCTGAGTGCTGAGTAACTTCCTGTAAAATTTTTCAGGATGCCAAGAATAGGGTGTAGGGGAGTTTGATTAGTTGCGAATAATGTAGAATCAAGTTTGCTTTCCCGACACCCCACACCCTACCCCCCTACACCCGCCCCAACGGGGCTGGTAACTGCAAATTCCCCATCAATCATCCACACATTCCCCAGTTCCGGCACTCGCACCACCCCCCCAGTTGTCTCTACTTCCCCGCTTGTATCCACAAAACCCATAGGGAACTTGACAACGCCATCCTCAACTCGCGGCTGCAACAACACTAATCCCTCGCCAATCCACACTAGTGGTTTAATCGGATCGCTTGTCCTGGCTTTAAGTAGTTTATCTACAGGTGCGATCGCAACTACCCACCCCGGTAGCTTCCCAGCATCAGCCAAAGCAAAGAAAGCATTCGCCGCGACCGCAGAAATCTTGATATCGCTACCTTCTGTGGGCGTGAAATAGAAATAGTCTGAAGGCTTGACAGGCTCACCCTTTTTCGGATCGCGGTTGCTATTGACAAAGCAGCTAGTGAGAGTTGCGATGCCCAATTCCTGCAAGTGCAACTCCTCACGATGCAACTTAGCCCCGTAGTGCAGGGCTTGAAGAATTAACCAGGTTGGCTGGCTTCCGAAACTTCCTTCACTGAACCTTTCTTCTTGCGGCCAGTATCTTCGGCATCGCCAGTAGATTTCTCCCCAGTCTGGTTCTCTGCCGTCGCCAAGTTTCCCAAGTCTTCCTCAGTGATTTCAGGCGCTGGTTCTTCTGTCCAGCCGCTTTCCTCCTTACGAGCGAAATTCGCAATTTCTTTCACCAAGGCAGGTGGCACTTCATTCACATCCTTGGTTTTTTCGATAGTCCATTCAGGGACAATTCGCCCAATCATGACAGTAGCTAAGACAAAATTTCGCTCCCTTGTTGTTCGCTCCATCAAGTCTTGAAATTGCAAGAATTCTTCTAAATAATCTCCCAAAGACTGAGCGTCACCATACACCAAAGCATTGTAAGTATCCAATAGTGTTTTTTGTGATTTAGTCGCTATAGTTCTGGCTAATTTCACAGCTTCTGCACGGATGTCTGTCAAGTTTGCAGATGCAATAAATAGGCGTTCGTTGGGAGTTAAATCAAAGTATCTAGGTAGCTCTAATTCTCCTATTTCTGAGTTGCCAACTGTTATTTTTTCAAATCCTTTGGGAGCCGTTTTGAATGGAAGTTTAGTCATAATTAGTAAATATAATTAGTAAACATAATGAGATGATGCCCAATCAGTGTTCATTAATCACAACAATCAGACAACGCAGAAGAAACCGCCACAAGCTGAAATCCACACGACGCAGACAAATAACGCCTCGCCCATACATCACTCTAAATATTGATATCTCTGGGCTGGATGAAGCTTTTCGCCAATTTAAGGACACGGTGACAAGATTGAGTGAAACGTTGGCACAACCTGAAACTCAAGCAAGAATATCCGAGGCATGGCAAAGCCTCATGAATATTTCGCCGCGCGTTCTTCGAGGGATGATTAGTGTTCAAAGAGCTTATTCAAGAATCGAGTTTACTGTTGATGAGGCTTGCTTGGGTAATTCGTCGTGCAAATTCAACACCCGATCGCCTTACATGCAATGTGCTGTTAATCCCAAGGGGGATTGTGACGACTGCCGATATTTCGAGTCTTATACTTGCTCAAGTTGATATGTTTCACTCATACACTTACCAACCATCGCTTTAACATTCTCTGGCAAGAAATCTTTGCCTAAAGCCACAGCCTGAACCAGCAATGTTTTTAACTGATTCTCTGGAAAATACTCAATCAAGGTTGCGATCGCTTCCCGCAACTCCTCAGCTTTATCCTCAATCTCAACATCAATAATTTCAACTTCCACTGCCTTGAGTGGCTTATCTGGCTCTATAAGCTCCCCTCTCAAAAAGGGGTATTCTCCCTTTGAGGTTTTACAAACCAGAACATCCCCGTTCGCCGTAACTTTGGCAACTTCAACAACTTCCCCGTAACACTCATGATTTGGCAGTGCCACTTTATACCGTGCCTGGGCGACTTGATTGGGGGTTGGTTCTTCCTTGGGTTCTGCCGAAGCAAGTGCGATCGCTTGCCTGAGCGAAGGCAATGACTTAAAAGCGAAGCGCGTTTCGTTTTTGACTTTCTCCCATTCAATTATTATCTTCTCCCACTCCGTGGCAATTTTCATCAAAAATTGAGCATGGCGAGGCGTGAATTTGCAGTTAGTTTCAATCCATTTTATAAATTCACCATGTGGCACAGATTTCTT includes:
- a CDS encoding DUF6464 family protein produces the protein MPNQCSLITTIRQRRRNRHKLKSTRRRQITPRPYITLNIDISGLDEAFRQFKDTVTRLSETLAQPETQARISEAWQSLMNISPRVLRGMISVQRAYSRIEFTVDEACLGNSSCKFNTRSPYMQCAVNPKGDCDDCRYFESYTCSS
- a CDS encoding DUF3102 domain-containing protein — its product is MSDLAVLATNINEAVERSRLLYKEGVEVLGQALISDRDAGLMLIKAKKSVPHGEFIKWIETNCKFTPRHAQFLMKIATEWEKIIIEWEKVKNETRFAFKSLPSLRQAIALASAEPKEEPTPNQVAQARYKVALPNHECYGEVVEVAKVTANGDVLVCKTSKGEYPFLRGELIEPDKPLKAVEVEIIDVEIEDKAEELREAIATLIEYFPENQLKTLLVQAVALGKDFLPENVKAMVGKCMSETYQLEQV